Proteins from one Panicum virgatum strain AP13 chromosome 7K, P.virgatum_v5, whole genome shotgun sequence genomic window:
- the LOC120641946 gene encoding uncharacterized protein LOC120641946: MAELERVIPEVARRAEGVYQEYKKALGALGAEPLPLPKPVEGLQVFFLLLDWLKSEFEGLGEVMSVANDNAASVSFEGLVGNLLRVGAVDLARLDGFQYVPYEGLAVEVAKIQELKASFFECFWETSGKVAVRTLAAAAAEEASPDCPSEDNRMSEDQRSPSGIGAAGSSGAQV, encoded by the exons ATGGCAGAACTCGAGCGGGTCATACCCGAGGTTGCCAGGCGGGCCGAAGGAGTGTACCAGGAGTACAAGAAGGCTCTTGGTGCCCTTGGAGCtgagcctttgcccttgcctAAGCCGGTCGAAGGTCTTCAAGTTTTCTTTTTGCTTTTGGACTGGTTGAAGTCGGAATTTGAGGGCCTTGGCGAGGTGATGAGCGTGGCAAATGACAACGCGGCCTCTGTTTCCTTCGAGGGGCTTGTTGGAAATCTTCTTCGTGTCGGTGCAGTTGATCTTGCCCGACTGGATGGTTTTCAATATGTACCGTACGAAGGTTTGGCGGTGGAGGTGGCAAAAATTCAAGAGTTGAAGGCTTCTTTTTTTGAGTGTTTCTGGGAAACTTCTGGCAAGGTTGCTGTTCGGACTCTGGCTGCCGCAGCTGCTGAG GAGGCATCTCCTGATTGTCCTTCGGAGGATAATCGAATGTCCGAGGATCAGAGATCTCCTTCGGGGATTGGTGCCGCTGGTTCTTCCGGGGCACAGGTCTAA